From a region of the Triticum aestivum cultivar Chinese Spring chromosome 7D, IWGSC CS RefSeq v2.1, whole genome shotgun sequence genome:
- the LOC123168065 gene encoding tricetin 3',4',5'-O-trimethyltransferase-like, translating to MADEEGCMYAVQLALSSVLPMTLKAAIELGLLEILVGADGESLSPEEVAAELPVNANPDAASMVDRMLRVLASHKIVSCMVKEGKDGSISRRYSPAPVCKWLSPNEDGVSMAPYVVLAQDKVFMAPWCYMKDVVLEGGSPFDKAYGMSWYDYAGTDTRFNSLFNEAMRHHSIIITKKLLELYTGFEGVGTLVDVGGGIGTTVHAIVSKYPSIKGINFDLPHVISEAPPYPGLQVEHVGGDMFDKVPSGDAILMKWILLHFRDETCVALLKNCYHALPVNGKVINMECILPAELDATHRVQGCVSADMSMLAYSPDGKERYLTDFERLAKEAGFASVKATYIYTNFWAIEYIK from the exons ATGGCCGACGAGGAGGGTTGCATGTATGCGGTGCAGCTGGCGCTGTCGTCGGTGCTGCCGATGACGCTCAAGGCCGCAATCGAGCTCGGCCTGCTAGAAATCCTCGTGGGCGCCGACGGGGAATCACTGAGTCCGGAGGAGGTTGCTGCGGAGCTGCCGGTCAATGCCAACCCTGACGCGGCATCCATGGTGGACCGCATGCTGCGGGTGCTGGCTTCGCACAAGATCGTGTCGTGCATGGTGAAGGAGGGCAAAGACGGCAGCATATCTCGCCGCTACAGCCCGGCGCCGGTGTGCAAGTGGCTCAGCCCCAACGAGGATGGCGTCTCCATGGCCCCGTACGTCGTCCTCGCCCAAGACAAGGTCTTCATGGCGCCCTG GTGCTACATGAAGGACGTGGTCCTGGAGGGTGGCAGCCCGTTCGACAAGGCGTACGGCATGTCGTGGTACGACTACGCCGGCACCGACACGCGCTTCAACAGCCTCTTCAACGAGGCGATGAGACACCACTCAATCATCATCACCAAGAAGCTCCTTGAATTATACACGGGCTTCGAGGGTGTCGGCACCCTCGTTGACGTGGGCGGCGGCATCGGCACCACCGTCCATGCCATCGTCTCCAAGTACCCAAGCATCAAAGGGATCAACTTTGACCTCCCCCACGTCATCTCAGAGGCGCCACCCTACCCCGGCCTGCAGGTGGAGCACGTCGGCGGCGACATGTTCGACAAGGTGCCCTCCGGCGACGCCATCCTCATGAAGTGGATCCTACTCCACTTTAGGGACGAGACGTGCGTGGCGCTGCTCAAGAACTGCTACCACGCTCTGCCCGTGAACGGCAAGGTGATTAACATGGAGTGCATACTGCCTGCCGAACTGGACGCCACACACCGCGTGCAGGGGTGCGTGAGCGCAGACATGAGCATGCTCGCGTACAGCCCCGACGGCAAGGAGAGGTACCTCACCGACTTCGAGAGGCTTGCCAAGGAAGCCGGGTTCGCCAGCGTCAAGGCTACCTACATCTACACCAACTTCTGGGCCATTGAGTACATCAAGTAG
- the LOC123168788 gene encoding tryptophan decarboxylase 1: MGSSVDIADVTASVTSVLAVPDDKPAFQPLDPEDVRAYLHKAVDFVSDYYANVESMPVLPDVKPGYLQGELMSSPPTYSTPFDVTMKELGASVVPGMTHWASPNFFAFFPATNSAAAIAGDLIASALNTVGFTWQAAPAATEMEVLALDWLAQLLRLPATFMNRTSTGSRGTGGGIILGTTSEAMLVTLVAARDAALRRSGSIGVSGLPRLAVYAADQTHSTFFKACRLAGFDPANIRSIPTTAENHYELDPAKLFESMQADVDAGLVPTYVCATVGTTSSNAVDPVGVVAEVAALFGAWVHVDAAYAGSACICPEFRHHLNGVERVDSISVSPHKWLLTCLDCTCLYVRDARRLSDSMETNPEYLKNDATDSGEVTDLKDMQVGVGRRFRGLKLWMVMRTYGTAKLQEHIRSDIAMAKMFEGLVRADHRFEIVVPRNFAMVCFRIKASGAMTEEHADEANRVLMKNLNKTGKAYIAHTVVGHRIVLRFAVGSSLQEERHVRSAWELIKSTTNKMMME, translated from the exons ATGGGCAGCTCCGTGGACATCGCCGACGTCACTGCCAGCGTCACCTCTGTCTTGGCCGTCCCCGACGACAAGCCAGCGTTCCAGCCGCTCGACCCCGAGGACGTCCGCGCCTACCTCCACAAGGCCGTCGACTTCGTCTCCGACTACTACGCCAACGTTGAGTCCATGCCCGTCCTCCCGGACGTCAAGCCAGgctacctgcag GGCGAACTTATGTCGTCTCCACCCACCTATTCCACGCCGTTCGACGTCACCATGAAGGAGCTCGGGGCCTCTGTAGTCCCTGGCATGACGCACTGGGCCAGCCCAAACTTCTTCGCGTTCTTCCCTGCCACCAACAGCGCCGCCGCCATCGCTGGCGACCTCATCGCCTCTGCCCTGAACACCGTCGGTTTCACGTGGCAGGCCGCCCCCGCGGCAACCGAGATGGAGGTTCTTGCTCTCGATTGGCTTGCGCAACTCCTTCGCCTGCCCGCCACATTCATGAACCGCACCAGCACTGGCAGTCGTGGCACCGGCGGTGGTATCATCCTCGGTACCACCAGCGAGGCTATGCTGGTCACGCTCGTCGCCGCTCGTGACGCCGCGCTGCGTCGGAGTGGCTCTATAGGCGTCTCCGGCTTGCCACGCCTGGCAGTATACGCCGCCGACCAAACCCACTCCACCTTCTTCAAGGCATGCCGCCTCGCTGGGTTTGATCCCGCCAACATCCGCTCCATCCCTACAACGGCAGAGAACCACTACGAGCTCGACCCGGCCAAGCTATTCGAGTCAATGCAGGCTGACGTTGATGCTGGCCTCGTGCCGACATACGTATGCGCCACGGTGGGTACCACGTCCTCCAACGCTGTCGACCCGGTGGGCGTTGTCGCTGAGGTTGCCGCATTGTTCGGCGCGTGGGTCCATGTCGATGCCGCCTACGCCGGCAGCGCCTGCATATGTCCAGAGTTCCGCCACCACCTCAATGGAGTCGAGCGCGTGGACTCCATTAGTGTCAGCCCACACAAGTGGCTCCTTACCTGCCTCGACTGCACCTGCCTCTACGTCCGCGACGCTCGCCGCCTGAGTGACTCCATGGAGACCAACCCAGAGTACCTAAAGAACGATGCCACCGACTCTGGCGAGGTCACCGATCTCAAAGATATGCAGGTCGGCGTGGGCCGCCGCTTTCGCGGGCTCAAGTTGTGGATGGTCATGCGCACCTATGGCACCGCCAAGCTCCAGGAGCACATCCGGAGTGATATCGCCATGGCCAAAATGTTTGAAGGTCTTGTCCGCGCAGACCACCGGTTTGAGATCGTTGTGCCTAGGAACTTTGCCATGGTATGCTTCAGGATCAAGGCCAGTGGAGCCATGACCGAGGAGCATGCTGATGAGGCCAACCGTGTGCTGATGAAGAACCTAAATAAGACCGGTAAGGCATACATTGCGCACACAGTGGTTGGTCATAGGATCGTGCTCCGGTTTGCGGTGGGGTCATCGCTGCAGGAGGAGAGGCATGTGAGGAGTGCTTGGGAGCTCATCAAGAGCACAaccaacaagatgatgatggaaTAA